Proteins encoded by one window of Anaerosalibacter sp. Marseille-P3206:
- a CDS encoding copper transporter: MIPNMRYFVVSIVSIFLALAIGIYIGFIIDANDMIVEQKEDIVSKLEEKFDYLKEENTNLKKEVEILELENNKYELFSRVAYIEAVKNKLAGVNVAIIETNDEYIYSGLGKTLEIAGANVKSIITIKDKFLNEELLREIYVNQLGEEKEISKNIIENAVKDLSKAIITGEQSETIDGFRERDLINIVGDIEDPIDYIIIAGGSDSEDLDRINYLDKNVINTCKSLEIPIIGVEKTKVNFSYTSEYKNFRISTIDNVDTVMGKVALIMAMEGRPGYYGEKPSAESLLPDPNNTILE, from the coding sequence ATGATTCCCAATATGCGTTATTTTGTAGTTTCAATTGTATCTATATTTTTAGCACTGGCAATTGGAATTTATATTGGTTTTATAATTGATGCAAATGATATGATTGTTGAACAAAAAGAAGATATAGTGTCTAAGTTAGAAGAAAAATTTGATTATTTAAAAGAAGAAAATACAAATTTAAAAAAAGAAGTAGAAATATTAGAATTAGAAAATAATAAATATGAATTATTTAGTAGAGTTGCATATATAGAAGCTGTTAAAAATAAATTAGCAGGAGTTAATGTTGCAATTATAGAGACTAATGATGAATATATATATTCTGGTTTAGGAAAAACATTAGAAATTGCAGGAGCTAATGTTAAGAGTATAATAACTATAAAAGATAAATTTCTTAATGAAGAATTGCTAAGAGAAATTTATGTAAATCAATTAGGTGAAGAAAAAGAAATTAGTAAGAATATAATTGAAAATGCAGTTAAGGATTTATCCAAAGCTATTATAACAGGAGAACAATCTGAGACAATTGATGGATTTAGGGAAAGGGACTTAATAAATATAGTTGGAGATATAGAAGATCCTATTGATTATATAATTATAGCTGGTGGAAGCGATAGTGAAGATTTAGACAGAATTAATTATTTAGATAAGAATGTTATCAATACATGTAAAAGCTTAGAAATACCTATAATTGGAGTTGAAAAGACTAAAGTTAATTTTTCTTATACGAGTGAATATAAAAACTTTAGGATATCAACTATAGATAATGTTGATACAGTAATGGGTAAAGTTGCACTTATAATGGCAATGGAAGGTAGACCAGGGTACTATGGTGAAAAACCAAGTGCTGAAAGTCTTTTACCTGATCCTAATAATACTATTTTAGAATGA
- the steA gene encoding putative cytokinetic ring protein SteA translates to MYIKGKVKKDKRTKNLTKRLKPGDIALICHKDLDEIGASSLVEKKVKCVINTDKTISGRYPNQGPSILLKANIPLFEAYDEGLYELIKDGETIEIVENQIVQNEEYIGEVQLLDNEKVNELLGIGYDNFEKELDKFIENTLDYAKREKGLVTGKVSIPSIKTKLKNRHALIVVRGKDYKRDLLAIQAYIHEMNPILIGVDGGGDALIEFGYVPDIVIGDMDSVSDKCLKLSKEIVVHAYPNGKAPGLDRVNELGLNAVIFPSPGTSEDIAMLLAYENDVDLIVAVGTHNNMIDFLEKGRSGMASTFLVRLKVGSKLVDAKGVNKLYRSHLKLKHMIGIGLAALIPIIVITMMFPPMKELLQLIKIRFRIMFGL, encoded by the coding sequence ATGTATATCAAGGGAAAAGTAAAGAAAGATAAAAGAACTAAGAATTTAACTAAAAGGTTAAAACCTGGAGACATAGCATTGATATGTCACAAGGATTTAGATGAAATTGGTGCTTCATCTTTGGTTGAAAAGAAAGTTAAATGTGTTATAAATACAGATAAGACTATCAGTGGTCGTTACCCCAATCAAGGTCCTTCTATATTATTAAAAGCAAATATTCCATTATTCGAGGCATATGATGAGGGTCTATATGAGCTTATTAAAGATGGAGAAACAATTGAAATCGTTGAAAATCAAATAGTTCAGAATGAAGAATATATTGGTGAGGTACAACTTCTTGACAATGAAAAAGTCAATGAACTACTAGGTATTGGATATGATAATTTTGAAAAAGAATTAGATAAATTTATAGAGAATACATTAGACTATGCTAAGAGAGAAAAGGGTCTTGTAACAGGAAAAGTCTCCATTCCCTCTATAAAGACTAAGTTAAAAAATAGACATGCACTAATAGTTGTAAGAGGTAAGGACTATAAAAGAGATTTACTAGCTATACAAGCGTATATTCATGAAATGAATCCTATTTTGATTGGGGTTGATGGTGGTGGAGATGCACTAATTGAATTTGGTTATGTTCCTGATATTGTAATTGGGGACATGGATAGTGTTAGTGATAAATGTTTAAAGCTAAGTAAGGAAATAGTTGTTCATGCTTACCCTAATGGAAAAGCTCCAGGATTAGATAGAGTTAACGAATTAGGTTTAAATGCAGTAATATTTCCCTCTCCAGGGACTAGTGAGGATATTGCAATGCTTTTAGCTTATGAAAATGATGTAGATTTAATAGTTGCAGTTGGAACACATAATAATATGATTGATTTTCTAGAAAAGGGTAGGAGTGGTATGGCTAGTACTTTTTTAGTTAGATTAAAAGTAGGATCAAAATTAGTTGATGCAAAGGGTGTAAATAAACTTTATAGAAGTCATTTAAAACTGAAACATATGATAGGTATAGGATTAGCAGCTTTAATTCCTATAATAGTTATTACTATGATGTTTCCTCCAATGAAAGAGTTGTTGCAACTTATAAAAATAAGATTTAGAATAATGTTTGGACTGTAA
- the spo0A gene encoding sporulation transcription factor Spo0A, which translates to MSKTSILVADDNREFCDILYDYLKQQEDFEVIGFAKDGLEAIDLLLEKKPDVLILDIIMPHLDGLGVLERLNSMNLEKIPRIIILSAVGQDKITQKAIELGADYYVVKPFDFEIFTKRLRQISGIPFEKKITKKYINIPKETTTNIDSTKSMEAKITNIIHEIGVPAHIKGYLYLREAISMVVDNIELLSAVTKELYPNIAIKYNTTPSRVERAIRHAIEVAWSRGKVDTINNIFGYTIHTDKGKPTNSEFIAMVADKLRLEMEMSESNS; encoded by the coding sequence TTGAGTAAGACTAGCATACTTGTTGCTGATGATAATAGGGAATTCTGTGATATTTTATACGATTACTTAAAGCAACAAGAAGATTTTGAAGTTATTGGTTTTGCAAAAGATGGATTAGAGGCAATTGACTTATTATTAGAAAAGAAGCCAGATGTTTTAATATTAGACATAATAATGCCTCATTTAGATGGATTAGGTGTACTAGAAAGACTAAATAGCATGAATCTAGAAAAAATACCTAGAATAATCATTCTTTCAGCTGTTGGACAAGACAAGATAACACAAAAAGCTATAGAATTAGGTGCTGATTATTATGTCGTAAAACCCTTTGACTTTGAAATATTCACCAAAAGATTAAGACAGATATCTGGTATTCCTTTTGAAAAGAAGATTACTAAAAAATATATTAATATTCCAAAAGAGACAACGACTAATATTGATTCTACTAAGAGTATGGAAGCAAAAATAACAAATATCATTCATGAAATAGGGGTACCCGCTCATATTAAAGGCTATCTTTACTTAAGGGAAGCTATTTCTATGGTTGTAGATAATATCGAACTTCTTAGTGCAGTTACAAAGGAATTATATCCCAATATTGCTATAAAGTACAATACTACTCCAAGTAGAGTGGAAAGAGCAATTAGACATGCTATAGAAGTAGCATGGAGTAGGGGTAAGGTAGATACTATTAATAATATTTTTGGTTACACTATTCATACAGACAAAGGCAAACCTACAAATTCAGAGTTTATTGCGATGGTTGCTGATAAGTTGAGATTAGAGATGGAAATGTCAGAAAGCAATTCTTAA